Sequence from the Ochrobactrum vermis genome:
GCGTATCGTCGATGTACTGTGCGACCTTTTGAAGATTGCCCGCCTTGGTCCAGTAACGACCATACATCGTATATGGATCAGCCGAACCGCCGTTCAAAGCCACAGCCATGTCGAAATCACCCTTCAGCCATGTATCGACATAGACGTTGAGTTCCATCATCCGAATATCGAGCTTGATGCCTATTTCAGCAAGCTGCGACTGGAGGACCTGAGCTTCAGCCGCAGCGGTTGCCGGCTCTCCGTTTGCAGCAATGATGGTTGCCGAAAAGCCCCCCGTATAACCGGCATCCGCCATCAGCTTCTTCGCTTTTTCGATATCGCGCTTGTAGCAGAAGAGCGTGTTCGGATCGCTTGCATAGGCGGGCATGGTCAAGGGCCCCGTCACCTTGCCTTCACCAAGCAATGCTGTGTCGAGCACATCCTGGCGATCAACGGCGCAGGAAATGGCCTGACGCACGGCCAGCTCTGTCATTGGTTTGCGCGAAGGATTTAGCTGCAGCACGTGATAGGCTAGCGCCGGTGTGCGCACCAGTTCCAGCGCGCTCTCACGCGGCACCATCGTTGCGACCAGCGGGTCGTTGAGGAGAGCAAAGTCAACCTGCTTGGCGCGAAGTGCCGCAAGAATTGCTGTTTCATCTGGCAGAACACTGATGTCTATACCATCGACCGCGACTTTGCCGCCCGCCCAGTTGGGATTGGCTTTCAGCACTTCCTTGGAATTCGGCTCCCAACGCTCAAGAATGAATGGCCCTGATCCAACGGTCTTCGTGCCGACATTGCCAGCCTTGATCTCGCTTTCGGGAACTACCGCTGCATTGATGCTGGCAATGGCTGCCAATAACGGAACATCCGGTTGAGAAAGCTTGAAGACAACCGTTTCAGCGTCTGGCGTTTCAATAGCAGCTATAGAACCGAAATTGGCACGTGCCACTGCGCCTGTCTTTTCATCCAGAATGCGTTCGAAAGATGCTTTCACATCGGCTGGCGTTACCGGCTGTCCGTTCTGGAATTTCGCATTCTTGTCGAGTTTGAATGTGAGGACCTTGCCGCCATCGGAAAACTGCCAGCTTTGTGCAATGGCTGGCGCGATTTGAAGGTCCGAACCAAGACGAACAAGCGGCTCATAGATAAGTTCCAACAGGCGAATCGATGAAAATGCGGGTTGTTTGTGTGGATCGAGGCCGGTGGCATCCTGCGACCAGGCCATCCGGAGTGTTGCGGCAAATGCCGTCGAAACACCCAATCCACCAAAACTCCCAATGCTCATCGCTATTGCGG
This genomic interval carries:
- a CDS encoding ABC transporter substrate-binding protein, whose amino-acid sequence is MGASFKKSLVAGAAAIAMSIGSFGGLGVSTAFAATLRMAWSQDATGLDPHKQPAFSSIRLLELIYEPLVRLGSDLQIAPAIAQSWQFSDGGKVLTFKLDKNAKFQNGQPVTPADVKASFERILDEKTGAVARANFGSIAAIETPDAETVVFKLSQPDVPLLAAIASINAAVVPESEIKAGNVGTKTVGSGPFILERWEPNSKEVLKANPNWAGGKVAVDGIDISVLPDETAILAALRAKQVDFALLNDPLVATMVPRESALELVRTPALAYHVLQLNPSRKPMTELAVRQAISCAVDRQDVLDTALLGEGKVTGPLTMPAYASDPNTLFCYKRDIEKAKKLMADAGYTGGFSATIIAANGEPATAAAEAQVLQSQLAEIGIKLDIRMMELNVYVDTWLKGDFDMAVALNGGSADPYTMYGRYWTKAGNLQKVAQYIDDTLDDLMQKGRAETDPEKRKVIFADFEKHITEVSPWVWLYTANNYVAHQKNVTGFEPRATGSLFGVTKLQIGQ